One Gossypium raimondii isolate GPD5lz chromosome 3, ASM2569854v1, whole genome shotgun sequence genomic window carries:
- the LOC105793923 gene encoding PHD finger protein ALFIN-LIKE 7 isoform X2, with amino-acid sequence MEGVPHPIPRTVEEVFNDFRGRRSGLIKALTTDVDKFYQQCDPEKENLCLYGLPNETWEVNLPVEEVPPELPEPALGINFARDGMQEKDWLSLVAVHSDSWLLAVAFYFGARFSFGKNERKRLFRMINELPTIFEVVTGNVKQPTEQYANHNSSGKSKSSAKSRQSESESKVVKMSASKDEDESGEDEEDDEQGATCGACGDSYGTDEFWICCDICERWFHGKCVKITPAKAEHIKQYKCPSCSSKRARV; translated from the exons ATGGAAGGGGTACCACACCCAATACCCAGAACGGTAGAAGAGGTCTTTAATGACTTCAGGGGCAGACGCTCTGGCTTGATTAAGGCTCTCACCACTG ATGTTGATAAGTTCTACCAACAGTGTGATCCCG AGAAGGAGAACTTATGCCTTTATGGACTTCCAAATGAGACATGGGAAGTTAACTTGCCTGTTGAGGAGGTGCCTCCTGAGCTTCCAGAGCCTGCACTGGGCATAAACTTTGCTAGGGATGGGATGCAGGAGAAGGACTGGCTATCGTTGGTAGCAGTTCATAGTGATTCGTGGTTGCTTGCTGTTGCTTTCTATTTTGGTGCACGATTTTCATTTGGCAAGAATGAGAG GAAAAGGCTTTTTCGGATGATAAACGAACTTCCGACCATTTTTGAAGTCGTGACAGGCAATGTCAAACAACCAACAGAGCAATATGCTAATCACAACAGCAGTGGCAAAAGCAAATCAAGTGCTAAA TCACGTCAATCTGAATCGGAGAGTAAGGTGGTAAAGATGTCTGCATCTAAGGATGAGGATGAAAGTGGGGAAgatgaggaagatgatgaaCAGGGTGCGACTTGTGGGGCATGTGGGGATAGCTATGGCACAGATGAATTCTGGATTTGCTGTGATATCTGCGAGAGATGGTTCCATGGGAAATGTGTGAAGATTACACCTGCAAAAGCAGAGCATATCAAGCAGTATAAATGCCCAAGTTGCAGTAGCAAGAGGGCTAGGGTTTAA
- the LOC105793923 gene encoding PHD finger protein ALFIN-LIKE 7 isoform X1 — MEGVPHPIPRTVEEVFNDFRGRRSGLIKALTTDVDKFYQQCDPEKENLCLYGLPNETWEVNLPVEEVPPELPEPALGINFARDGMQEKDWLSLVAVHSDSWLLAVAFYFGARFSFGKNERKRLFRMINELPTIFEVVTGNVKQPTEQYANHNSSGKSKSSAKVSRQSESESKVVKMSASKDEDESGEDEEDDEQGATCGACGDSYGTDEFWICCDICERWFHGKCVKITPAKAEHIKQYKCPSCSSKRARV; from the exons ATGGAAGGGGTACCACACCCAATACCCAGAACGGTAGAAGAGGTCTTTAATGACTTCAGGGGCAGACGCTCTGGCTTGATTAAGGCTCTCACCACTG ATGTTGATAAGTTCTACCAACAGTGTGATCCCG AGAAGGAGAACTTATGCCTTTATGGACTTCCAAATGAGACATGGGAAGTTAACTTGCCTGTTGAGGAGGTGCCTCCTGAGCTTCCAGAGCCTGCACTGGGCATAAACTTTGCTAGGGATGGGATGCAGGAGAAGGACTGGCTATCGTTGGTAGCAGTTCATAGTGATTCGTGGTTGCTTGCTGTTGCTTTCTATTTTGGTGCACGATTTTCATTTGGCAAGAATGAGAG GAAAAGGCTTTTTCGGATGATAAACGAACTTCCGACCATTTTTGAAGTCGTGACAGGCAATGTCAAACAACCAACAGAGCAATATGCTAATCACAACAGCAGTGGCAAAAGCAAATCAAGTGCTAAAGTG TCACGTCAATCTGAATCGGAGAGTAAGGTGGTAAAGATGTCTGCATCTAAGGATGAGGATGAAAGTGGGGAAgatgaggaagatgatgaaCAGGGTGCGACTTGTGGGGCATGTGGGGATAGCTATGGCACAGATGAATTCTGGATTTGCTGTGATATCTGCGAGAGATGGTTCCATGGGAAATGTGTGAAGATTACACCTGCAAAAGCAGAGCATATCAAGCAGTATAAATGCCCAAGTTGCAGTAGCAAGAGGGCTAGGGTTTAA